A stretch of Xenopus laevis strain J_2021 chromosome 8S, Xenopus_laevis_v10.1, whole genome shotgun sequence DNA encodes these proteins:
- the LOC121397774 gene encoding uncharacterized protein LOC121397774 isoform X2, protein MGVLNFYLSLSCLLAVTHGSPSDCVGEPQGVLPDPATVSGLWNLFAVSLSPNSKYQTDEIAYVYAKVSFNETASSVAVFSNPMSDTNGQLFQHERIPGTQTYKYIPTEALEDVYTTTVFQPHPDILICYERLNNEINGAYLHTQECYGLFEHSEDLKDIEGCETWGLVAKASNYADRNYHIRLLYSAKLELCKTEEAYTFKEIQIAGDEKILMELKFENRTTGDKLKLQSFKTGTDMLLLGVQNEKQSTLFLASKTSKVKQTILDEFAMEAHCFEATFTYLVPGSKEEESHAENQ, encoded by the exons ATGGGTGTCCTCAATTTTTATCTGTCTCTGTCATGTCTCTTAGCAGTCACCCATGGCAGCCCCTCTGACTGTGTTGGGGAACCTCAAGGGGTCCTGCCAGACCCTGCAACG GTATCTGGATTGTGGAACTTATTTGCAGTTTCTCTTAGTCCAAATTCTAAGTATCAGACTGATGAAATAGCCTATGTCTACGCAAAGGTTTCATTCAATGAAACTGCATCGTCTGTTGCTGTCTTCTCCAATCC aATGTCAGACACCAATGGACAACTCTTTCAACATGAAAGAATACCAGGAACTCAGACCTATAAATACATACCCACAGAGG CTCTCGAAGATGTTTATACTACCACAGTATTCCAGCCACATCCAGACATTCTGATATGCTATGAGCGattgaataatgaaataaatggaGCATATCTACACA CCCAAGAATGTTATGGCCTTTTTGAACACTCAGAAGATTTAAAGGATATAGag GGATGTGAAACATGGGGGCTTGTTGCCAAAGCTTCAAACTATGCCGACCGAAATTACCATATCAGACTGCTGTACTCGGCTAAACTGGAGCTCTGTAAAACAGAAGAAGCGTATACATTCAAAGAAATCCAGATTGC AGGGGACGAGAAGATCTTGATGGAGCTGAAATTTGAGAACAGAACGACTGGAG ATAAACTGAAGTTGCAATCATTTAAGACTGGGACAGATATGCTGCTTCTGGGGGTTCAAAATGAAAAACAGAGCACTTTATTTCTTGCTT CTAAAACATCCAAAGTAAAGCAGACTATTTTAGATGAATTTGCGATGGAAGCTCACTGTTTTGAAGCAACTTTTACTTACCTAGTTCCTGGGAGCAAAGAGGAAGAGAGTCAtgctgaaaaccaataa
- the LOC121397774 gene encoding uncharacterized protein LOC121397774 isoform X1: MGVLNFYLSLSCLLAVTHGSPSDCVGEPQGVLPDPATVSGLWNLFAVSLSPNSKYQTDEIAYVYAKVSFNETASSVAVFSNPMSDTNGQLFQHERIPGTQTYKYIPTEALEDVYTTTVFQPHPDILICYERLNNEINGAYLHSRAASIPKEVLDNFFEWSKCNDLINITVYNHTLNDAQECYGLFEHSEDLKDIEGCETWGLVAKASNYADRNYHIRLLYSAKLELCKTEEAYTFKEIQIAGDEKILMELKFENRTTGDKLKLQSFKTGTDMLLLGVQNEKQSTLFLASKTSKVKQTILDEFAMEAHCFEATFTYLVPGSKEEESHAENQ, from the exons ATGGGTGTCCTCAATTTTTATCTGTCTCTGTCATGTCTCTTAGCAGTCACCCATGGCAGCCCCTCTGACTGTGTTGGGGAACCTCAAGGGGTCCTGCCAGACCCTGCAACG GTATCTGGATTGTGGAACTTATTTGCAGTTTCTCTTAGTCCAAATTCTAAGTATCAGACTGATGAAATAGCCTATGTCTACGCAAAGGTTTCATTCAATGAAACTGCATCGTCTGTTGCTGTCTTCTCCAATCC aATGTCAGACACCAATGGACAACTCTTTCAACATGAAAGAATACCAGGAACTCAGACCTATAAATACATACCCACAGAGG CTCTCGAAGATGTTTATACTACCACAGTATTCCAGCCACATCCAGACATTCTGATATGCTATGAGCGattgaataatgaaataaatggaGCATATCTACACA GTAGAGCAGCATCAATCCCAAAAGAAGTGCTGGATAATTTTTTTGAGTGGAGCAAATGCAACGATCTGATTAATATTACAGTGTATAATCACACTCTCAATGACG CCCAAGAATGTTATGGCCTTTTTGAACACTCAGAAGATTTAAAGGATATAGag GGATGTGAAACATGGGGGCTTGTTGCCAAAGCTTCAAACTATGCCGACCGAAATTACCATATCAGACTGCTGTACTCGGCTAAACTGGAGCTCTGTAAAACAGAAGAAGCGTATACATTCAAAGAAATCCAGATTGC AGGGGACGAGAAGATCTTGATGGAGCTGAAATTTGAGAACAGAACGACTGGAG ATAAACTGAAGTTGCAATCATTTAAGACTGGGACAGATATGCTGCTTCTGGGGGTTCAAAATGAAAAACAGAGCACTTTATTTCTTGCTT CTAAAACATCCAAAGTAAAGCAGACTATTTTAGATGAATTTGCGATGGAAGCTCACTGTTTTGAAGCAACTTTTACTTACCTAGTTCCTGGGAGCAAAGAGGAAGAGAGTCAtgctgaaaaccaataa